The following coding sequences lie in one Candidatus Obscuribacterales bacterium genomic window:
- a CDS encoding DUF433 domain-containing protein, translated as MSQLYGKRDPRDIPAYSIGDAARYLRIPAATIRSWTVGRKYPKASGEGVFNPLIPILELKPRLLSFTNMVEVHVLRAIRTDHNVDLAKVRDALDFLEANLNITHPLAHQEFQTDGVDLFVERYGHLINASRSGQIAMKQSLKTHLSRIEPDDTGLAIKLFPFTRSHEENNPRIVVIDPRIAFGRLVIEGTGVPTDMLAERYRAGDSIDELAEDYRCDRLTIEEAIRCERPIAA; from the coding sequence ATGAGCCAACTATACGGAAAACGTGATCCGCGTGATATTCCAGCCTATTCAATTGGCGATGCTGCCCGCTACCTGCGAATCCCGGCGGCAACGATTCGATCGTGGACGGTTGGGCGAAAATATCCCAAAGCATCGGGAGAGGGCGTATTCAACCCTTTGATCCCGATTCTAGAGTTGAAGCCGCGCCTCTTGTCGTTCACCAATATGGTAGAAGTTCATGTGTTGAGAGCTATTCGCACGGATCACAATGTGGATTTGGCAAAGGTGCGGGACGCCCTTGATTTCTTGGAGGCAAACCTCAACATTACCCATCCCCTTGCTCACCAAGAGTTTCAGACTGATGGGGTTGACCTGTTTGTGGAGCGATATGGACACCTGATCAATGCCTCTCGATCAGGACAAATCGCGATGAAACAGTCACTGAAAACTCACCTTTCTAGAATTGAACCGGATGATACTGGTTTGGCCATCAAACTCTTTCCGTTCACGCGATCGCATGAGGAAAATAATCCTCGCATTGTGGTGATCGATCCACGCATTGCGTTTGGTCGTTTGGTTATTGAAGGGACTGGAGTACCAACCGATATGTTGGCTGAGCGGTATCGAGCTGGTGACTCGATTGATGAATTGGCGGAGGATTATCGATGCGATCGCCTCACCATTGAAGAAGCCATTCGTTGTGAACGTCCGATCGCCGCATGA
- a CDS encoding restriction endonuclease subunit S, whose amino-acid sequence MDLKTFFEQFDTIAEAPGGIQRLRNLILDMAVRGKLVPQDPDDEPAVNLLHRIQIQKQKLIEVGEVPKPNKIKTEKNELEHLFDLPEKWTWTCLDTVSSYIQRGKSPKYADSGKVLVISQKCIQWTGFELDKSRHIEDETISSYGKERFLQPGDLLWNSTGTGTVGRINVFPNNLIAQKVVADSHVTVIRSIECLPIFLYYWLSSPCIQSAIEDKTSGTTKQQELNTSTVRLEPVPLPPLAEQKRIVAKVDELMGLCDQFEAEKQQRDSLRQRLRASAFDALMNAPTDDALSTAWSFIHQHWHPLTQHPDDVKDVRRSLLQLAVRGRLSYQEDNDGHAQDHLKAMIQEKVQLIKEKRIRATKALADLDLESMPFKLPKNWSWAYIQDVGEVKLGRQRSPKNHSGAHMVPYLRVANVLENQLNLSDVKTMNFSPEEQEIFRLQKFDILLNEGQSYELVGRPAMYRDEIPGACFQNTLVRFRAFSQLMPDYALLVFRGYMHNGRFQDKAQQTTNIAHLSVGRLLNIEFPLPPLAEQKRIVAKVDELMRECDQLEAQLRQQQQVAEQFAASAVSHLVV is encoded by the coding sequence ATGGATTTGAAGACGTTTTTTGAGCAGTTTGACACGATCGCTGAAGCACCGGGCGGCATTCAACGCCTGCGGAATTTGATTTTGGATATGGCAGTCCGAGGAAAACTTGTACCGCAAGATCCTGATGATGAACCTGCTGTAAATCTTCTACATCGCATTCAAATTCAAAAACAAAAACTTATTGAAGTTGGCGAAGTTCCAAAGCCTAACAAAATTAAGACAGAAAAAAACGAGCTTGAACATCTTTTTGATTTACCAGAAAAATGGACTTGGACTTGCTTGGATACAGTAAGTTCATACATTCAACGAGGTAAGTCTCCAAAGTATGCTGACTCTGGAAAAGTCTTAGTGATTTCACAAAAATGTATCCAATGGACAGGATTTGAGCTGGATAAATCTCGTCATATTGAAGATGAAACTATTTCATCTTATGGGAAAGAACGTTTTTTACAGCCTGGTGATCTTCTTTGGAACTCTACAGGAACTGGGACTGTAGGACGTATTAATGTTTTTCCAAATAACCTGATTGCTCAGAAAGTAGTTGCAGACTCTCATGTGACTGTTATTCGCTCTATCGAATGTCTTCCAATATTCCTTTACTATTGGCTGTCAAGTCCCTGCATTCAATCGGCTATTGAGGATAAAACTAGTGGCACAACTAAGCAACAAGAATTAAATACTTCAACAGTCAGGCTAGAACCTGTTCCTCTCCCGCCTCTTGCCGAACAAAAGCGGATTGTGGCGAAGGTGGATGAGTTGATGGGGTTGTGTGACCAGTTTGAGGCAGAGAAGCAGCAGCGCGACTCCCTGCGGCAACGCCTCCGCGCCAGTGCTTTCGACGCCCTAATGAACGCCCCCACCGACGACGCCCTCTCCACTGCTTGGTCGTTCATCCACCAACACTGGCACCCCCTCACCCAACACCCTGATGATGTCAAGGATGTGAGGCGATCGCTCCTCCAATTAGCCGTCCGTGGAAGGCTAAGTTATCAAGAAGATAATGACGGTCATGCACAAGATCATCTCAAAGCGATGATTCAGGAGAAAGTGCAGCTGATCAAGGAAAAAAGAATTAGGGCTACTAAAGCATTAGCTGATCTTGATTTAGAATCAATGCCGTTTAAGCTTCCCAAAAACTGGTCATGGGCATATATCCAAGATGTGGGAGAAGTAAAACTTGGCAGGCAAAGATCACCAAAGAATCATTCTGGAGCACACATGGTTCCTTACTTGAGAGTTGCTAATGTCCTTGAGAACCAGCTTAATTTATCAGATGTTAAAACGATGAATTTCTCACCTGAGGAGCAAGAAATATTTAGACTTCAGAAATTTGATATTTTACTCAACGAGGGTCAGAGCTACGAGTTGGTAGGAAGACCAGCAATGTATCGGGATGAAATTCCAGGAGCATGTTTTCAAAACACTCTAGTTAGGTTTAGAGCTTTTAGCCAACTAATGCCCGACTATGCACTGTTGGTTTTCCGTGGTTATATGCATAACGGTAGATTTCAAGACAAGGCACAACAAACCACAAACATTGCTCATTTAAGCGTAGGAAGACTATTAAATATTGAGTTTCCCCTGCCCCCGCTTGCTGAACAAAAACGCATTGTTGCCAAAGTGGATGAACTAATGCGGGAGTGTGATCAGTTGGAAGCCCAATTGCGGCAGCAGCAGCAGGTGGCGGAACAGTTTGCCGCCTCTGCGGTCAGTCATTTAGTGGTGTAG
- a CDS encoding tocopherol cyclase family protein, protein MVRSFLYFPHSLATPHSGYHWDGSDRRFFEGWYYRVTLPEVQQTFAFMYSIEDPAGGQPHSGGVAQVLGPNDGYLCRSFPEVCQFWAWPHALGLGHWRSHPDHPPRPSLLDPDHFHRTIQEGYQGTATEHQGKLSDPVMGTCTWDYQIQPIYGWGNVDQPQQSTAGWLSQLQIFEPGWQILMAHGLASGWIDWQGDRYSFQDAPAYAEKNWGGAFPEKWFWLNCNTFEDEPDLALTAGGGRRSVLGWMESVAMIGIHHGGIFYEFVPWNAQVTWEIYPWGSWRMTATRDRFRVELHGKSDRPGTILRAPTLDGMIPVCRDTMHGWIDLRLWEGDRLMVQATSRQGGLEVGGGPWDQVWRSHP, encoded by the coding sequence GTCACCCTGCCGGAGGTGCAGCAAACCTTCGCGTTCATGTATTCCATCGAAGATCCGGCTGGCGGTCAACCCCATAGCGGCGGCGTTGCCCAGGTGCTCGGCCCCAACGATGGCTACCTCTGCCGCAGCTTCCCCGAGGTCTGCCAATTTTGGGCCTGGCCCCACGCCCTCGGGTTAGGCCATTGGCGATCGCATCCCGATCATCCACCCCGCCCAAGTCTTCTAGACCCTGATCACTTCCATCGCACCATCCAAGAAGGCTACCAAGGCACCGCCACAGAGCACCAAGGCAAGCTCAGCGATCCAGTCATGGGCACCTGCACCTGGGACTACCAGATTCAGCCCATCTACGGCTGGGGCAATGTCGATCAACCCCAGCAATCCACGGCCGGCTGGCTCTCCCAATTGCAAATTTTTGAACCCGGTTGGCAGATCCTCATGGCCCATGGTCTGGCCAGCGGCTGGATTGATTGGCAGGGCGATCGCTACTCTTTCCAAGATGCTCCCGCCTATGCCGAAAAAAATTGGGGCGGTGCCTTTCCAGAGAAATGGTTTTGGCTAAACTGCAATACCTTTGAAGATGAACCCGATCTGGCCCTCACGGCCGGCGGTGGACGGCGGAGCGTCCTCGGCTGGATGGAATCCGTAGCGATGATTGGCATTCACCATGGCGGCATCTTTTACGAATTCGTGCCCTGGAATGCACAGGTCACCTGGGAGATCTATCCCTGGGGAAGTTGGCGCATGACCGCCACCCGCGATCGCTTCCGGGTGGAACTCCATGGCAAGAGCGATCGCCCCGGCACCATCCTCCGTGCCCCCACCCTCGATGGCATGATTCCCGTCTGTCGCGATACGATGCATGGCTGGATAGACCTACGCCTATGGGAGGGCGATCGCTTGATGGTGCAAGCCACGAGTCGCCAGGGCGGTCTAGAAGTGGGGGGTGGGCCATGGGATCAGGTGTGGCGATCGCATCCCTAG
- a CDS encoding nucleotidyltransferase domain-containing protein → MTTTVRELTPTELQRFDPTRRFGEGLAPQRREKAWAKLPELRDVLQKQFGAMRVVVFGSLAVPDAFTHWSDIDLAVWGIAPDRLYEAVAVLNDLSPGIKVDLVDAERCHSIALKQIIQEEGIVV, encoded by the coding sequence GTGACAACAACAGTGCGAGAACTAACCCCAACAGAATTACAACGGTTTGACCCAACTCGTCGGTTTGGAGAGGGTTTAGCACCGCAGCGACGGGAAAAAGCCTGGGCAAAGCTGCCAGAATTGCGGGATGTTTTGCAAAAACAGTTTGGAGCCATGCGAGTGGTTGTATTTGGCTCTTTGGCGGTTCCAGATGCCTTTACTCACTGGTCGGATATTGACCTGGCTGTTTGGGGTATTGCTCCCGATCGCCTCTATGAAGCTGTTGCCGTGCTGAATGATTTATCGCCCGGTATTAAGGTCGATTTGGTTGATGCAGAACGGTGTCATTCTATAGCACTCAAGCAAATTATTCAGGAAGAAGGGATTGTGGTTTAG